The following are encoded in a window of Oreochromis aureus strain Israel breed Guangdong linkage group 10, ZZ_aureus, whole genome shotgun sequence genomic DNA:
- the plp1b gene encoding proteolipid protein 1b isoform X1, with protein MFPVRQPWLCKALGCYDCCIRCIGAVPYPSLVATLLCYAGMALFCGCGHEALTQTEVLVETYFTRNVQDYVVMASFIKYFQYVIYGLASFFFLYGILLLAEGFYTTSAVKQTFGEFRSTQCGRCLSLTFIIVTYILAFIWLAVFAFSAIPVFFLFNMEQTCHTVNILSETTASINQHSWICMDARQYGLLPWNAMPGKSCGTTLAAICRTSEFHVTYDLYIAAFAGAGITLLALFLYLVATTYNYAVLRFLGRKGIR; from the exons ATGTTTCCGGTCAGGCAGCCTTGGCTTTGCAAAGCCTTAG GTTGCTATGATTGCTGTATCCGGTGCATTGGGGCAGTGCCCTACCCATCCCTGGTGGCCACCTTGCTGTGCTATGCTGGCATGGCATTATTTTGTGGCTGCGGGCACGAAGCGTTGACCCAAACCGAAGTCCTCGTTGAGACTTACTTTACCCGCAACGTTCAGGACTATGTGGTCATGGCCTCTTT TATCAAATACTTCCAGTACGTGATCTATGgtctggcttcatttttcttcctctATGGTatcctgctgctggctgagggcTTCTACACAACAAGTGCTGTCAAGCAGACCTTCGGCGAATTTAGGAGTACCCAGTGCGGCCGCTGCCTCAGCCTGACG TTCATCATAGTGACGTACATCTTGGCCTTCATCTGGCTGGCGGTGTTTGCCTTCAGTGCTATCCCAGTCTTCTTCTTGTTCAATATGGAGCAGACCTGCCACACCGTCAACATCCTGTCTGAAACAACCGCCAGCATTAATCAGCATAGCTGGATCTGCATGGACGCCAGGCAGTATG GTCTGCTTCCTTGGAATGCAATGCCAGGCAAGTCTTGTGGGACAACCTTAGCAGCAATCTGCAGAACTAGTGAA TTCCATGTCACATATGACTTGTACATAGCTGCGTTTGCCGGTGCCGGGATCACTCTGTTAGCACTG TTCCTGTATCTGGTTGCCACCACCTACAACTATGCAGTTCTGCGGTTCCTGGGCAGAAAAGGCATTCGCTAA
- the plp1b gene encoding proteolipid protein 1b isoform X2 gives MGCYDCCIRCIGAVPYPSLVATLLCYAGMALFCGCGHEALTQTEVLVETYFTRNVQDYVVMASFIKYFQYVIYGLASFFFLYGILLLAEGFYTTSAVKQTFGEFRSTQCGRCLSLTFIIVTYILAFIWLAVFAFSAIPVFFLFNMEQTCHTVNILSETTASINQHSWICMDARQYGLLPWNAMPGKSCGTTLAAICRTSEFHVTYDLYIAAFAGAGITLLALFLYLVATTYNYAVLRFLGRKGIR, from the exons ATGG GTTGCTATGATTGCTGTATCCGGTGCATTGGGGCAGTGCCCTACCCATCCCTGGTGGCCACCTTGCTGTGCTATGCTGGCATGGCATTATTTTGTGGCTGCGGGCACGAAGCGTTGACCCAAACCGAAGTCCTCGTTGAGACTTACTTTACCCGCAACGTTCAGGACTATGTGGTCATGGCCTCTTT TATCAAATACTTCCAGTACGTGATCTATGgtctggcttcatttttcttcctctATGGTatcctgctgctggctgagggcTTCTACACAACAAGTGCTGTCAAGCAGACCTTCGGCGAATTTAGGAGTACCCAGTGCGGCCGCTGCCTCAGCCTGACG TTCATCATAGTGACGTACATCTTGGCCTTCATCTGGCTGGCGGTGTTTGCCTTCAGTGCTATCCCAGTCTTCTTCTTGTTCAATATGGAGCAGACCTGCCACACCGTCAACATCCTGTCTGAAACAACCGCCAGCATTAATCAGCATAGCTGGATCTGCATGGACGCCAGGCAGTATG GTCTGCTTCCTTGGAATGCAATGCCAGGCAAGTCTTGTGGGACAACCTTAGCAGCAATCTGCAGAACTAGTGAA TTCCATGTCACATATGACTTGTACATAGCTGCGTTTGCCGGTGCCGGGATCACTCTGTTAGCACTG TTCCTGTATCTGGTTGCCACCACCTACAACTATGCAGTTCTGCGGTTCCTGGGCAGAAAAGGCATTCGCTAA